In a genomic window of Styela clava chromosome 11, kaStyClav1.hap1.2, whole genome shotgun sequence:
- the LOC120347281 gene encoding serine/threonine-protein kinase ATR-like isoform X1, which translates to MAAIGEILSSIVADYENISSLPPEQLVTKCVKIRESLKMIIHHHLTDVNSIFKELEKAKGKTSQTEMVLNFLHHLIGQFPHPVFAPSSAQFHMFSENERKMNFSNYKDFVFWFCNSLLRLLSTSGLKKIHNDINKMLIALFELIKTKNIPMFRLIITEVIQLSAELDQIYEENLNQEDNFENLQQSLKSFRINNSDENACLTINSFDFLCTLRKNCSGLIHPFISDICQFAEDQLDVVWCISLFQLEHGDFMLKSSSLQLLTSLLQHSGIPKNQILQYFVFCFVASFELGVSLLKEDDISLKSEEDWKSFLNSFSQFMDELFSLQGFTVDSSSFKTGEREKNIHTTSECVNKMTVNYYIPQTYILTICEVLIGEMQTLKSTKIDDTDVAKKFVASIISCLRHIVVSTRRDLDASPSLIAMSRMRDINRLCTLVLDNDQFRDSSMLISESIVCELSYYLVNKIDGDVNTSSEFLILDSVVTIFTQKQQRITNLCKDNSNDVTKLILPMDDYCSYLNVFVSVMLSVKPDEDSTDVLFISWMNSFLNKILQRNEVSMLVKVFLDCMNASFIKSTSTSSKPLIEFYRLSLKIIQYYCLLLHSATMNCSDIERSSIEVFSKALALPFTTLSSLPWIDSLKLEDLNSDLVDTGLLHSTLIPVSQGLKKAGINISNTADLDAESKDVICECLKVLAIAFEPKYQRWCSSILFRWSIGKCTEISNTSLSMLPFFIQNSLRGTGALKGILSHVKTASKELETKFSHTDLLVLSSLLYNIIKLSQGNCRILVENEQDGKNLCSSCYRYQTKLCSYFFELVQYSEEVNMSNVLDLVGSIVTSLQNCLLHHSVNDMPEDHQQCYSVLQNMYLKAAGEYFASLQQQSVTQDMKGILTQWIYDLKFYNDADMNSMFGKIIGKDNLSWTRTIMAIIVELLRNSHRKKDVKTRLHGFKLIGVILKLSMKDSSLELTCSDIFTWSVTQLCTQLSSSLLVVQSNAYLELSNISSSNCIQKYSLEICTCIAKSLVDNDPCTGKRAVVEILEDFANIFSSSADEFLRHHMSAILPVVILSDKCEKLLKTFSEITGTSKADILMQNFKHIVCHAVVTGNNLQNLFEFLEKETRIKKESLLLLNFGGLLHHLVSHISVNVDGVHSALTVISDVKNSSSKKASKSASGLSELLQPHFLGILTFFNCQLRSSSVAGTEKKRIIESLTCLLKLMDVREVTSVRVKIINTLCLAQQLFKHLNWYTICCEAWNTFVRCIEPSCLGSLLSQITVTLLPLLKTLPNQVSTILSYLVIDKSSNTKDNLHELYFLPKHSALENVYRKVQEEISRRHQDDIVTYLEQAIQLMSHESAEVRIQALARLKQTLKEKQKEIQQHHLSSGRDVTDVTMSHLVSTLLFGCRDNNKQIRLLCGQCLGLIGAIDPDRLVLSLPGTSTGLSDYFTIDDPNFAFHLISELVKAFLAAKPTHQDISAFAIQELLKIYDCKDGLKDTHGRRLWRKFSENIQEVLEPHHTSRYLLKKSEIPLSNLKQPVLFRKPNMTFRDWAGSFCAVLMQMVYESSDITTASKVFRSCSAVTRNDVNVALFLLPHTTLQCLLLTDHADFIIQEILAILEHTEQLMDRVGVEFEIESSNMRTGSGLDQISSQENSANLLNAQHARGSHLLQLSAQAIFSALDHITRWLRQAEIGATDSKTKASSSSRSGQNAVNISSVKTFLSKIPQLSLAEASFRCRVYRRALLHYEAHLRGNRDSSSHGAGYTVDEQGIDFLQQLFVEMDEPDGVAGIAAVRLGKPTLNIQIKQLESTGKLQDACTCYEHAIQLNPEDIRRRKDYVKCLMDLGQLSIATCVIDGTLSKQGSWKNELNSFRIEAAWRLGRWDALEEYLDLPSESKNDLLSRSHDWNTRLGELLLVIKDNKWNKFQNLVDEIYLDQTGPLSAASMESGSYQRGYKSILRLHMLTELESIASEINTEESININSVSNECFNSWQERIRPLQTSFKPREPVLALQRTMLELLNLTAARQNKKQSQSEIKMKKLVGKLWLESAKQARKAGYLQTAYNALINAQDLDLPEFCIEHAKWLWNKGESHQALLTLQKGVADHFPDGNENPNLSRDERMSKAKAMLLVARLMEESSSFDSNTVLKQFREVVAYMNEWEDSHFHAAKYYDKLMTAFMGDNRASGKANHLYYIMHHYGLSLCYGTSHIYESLTKLLTVWLDYEANVAKLQKANKPYSKDDAQKLINVIADLRSRLPAYIFLTAFSQLVSRICHQHLPTFEELKQVVAKVICAYPQQALWTMMAISKSSFPQRAQRCKEIFDVAEARDRKLGKLLSDATRLTEKLLELCNKPTSAIQSLSISTHFKPLKKLVEESSFSEILLPLQRFMTVTLPQGDTVGTSVQEQSTSGRSSSNAPTRSHDPFPEHAVHIVGFEDIIEVLPSLQRPKKVSIRASDGRSYLFLCKPKDDLRKDARLMEFNTIVNKCLKLDSETRKRQLKIRTYAVVPLNEECGLIEWVPNTHGLRNILLKIYRSRDMYTSGKILKSLQLPYSAPLEKKLDVFKNKLLPRHPAVFGDWFLTTFPDPTSWYSARLAYARSTAVMSMVGYILGLGDRHGENILFDSITGDAVHVDFNCLFNKGMSLDVPEIVPFRLTHNMTDAMGPMRHEGFFRCACETVMRLLRQQREPLLSVLKTFIYDPLVEWSKRSRSGVTNESGEILNEKALSHVSDIDKRLRGIAAKNKGLPLSVEGHVHYLIQEATDEEKLCQMYIGWAPYM; encoded by the exons ATGGCTGCTATCGGAGAAATTCTGAGTAGCATTGTAGCagattatgaaaatatttcaag TTTGCCTCCAGAACAACTTGTAACAAAATGTGTGAAGATTCGTGAAAGTTTGAAGATGATTATTCATCATCATTTGACAGAtgttaattcaatttttaaagaaCTTGAAAAAGCAAAGGGAAAAACTTCCCAA aCTGAAATGGTACTCAACTTTCTGCATCATTTGATCGGTCAATTTCCACATCCTGTATTTGCACCTTCATCTGCTCAATTCCACATGTTTTCAGAGAATGAGAGAAAAATGAATTTCTCAAACTACAAag attttgtgTTTTGGTTTTGTAATTCCCTTCTACGCTTGCTGTCGACATCAGGTCTGAAGAAAATTCACAATGACATCAATAAGATGCTGATTGCATTATTTGAACTGATCAAGACGAAAAATATACCTATGTTCAGATTAATAATCACTGAAGTCATTCAACTTAGCGCCG aacTTGACCAAATCTATGAAGAGAACTTGAACCAGGAAGATAACTTTGAAAATTTACAACAAAGCCTAAAAAGTTTTCGTATTAATAACAGTGATGAAAATGCTTGTTTAACAATCAACTCGTTTGATTTTCTTTGCACACTGAGGAAGAATTGCAGTGGTCTGATACAT CCCttcatctcagatatttgtCAATTTGCTGAAGATCAATTGGATGTTGTTTGGTGTATTTCATTATTTCAACTCGAACATGGTGATTTCATGCTCAAATCATCATCACTTCAGCTACTAACTTCACTTCTTCAACATTCAGGAATTCCTAAAAACCAG attctGCAGTATTTTGTATTCTGTTTCGTTGCATCCTTTGAGTTGGGAGTTTCTTTGTTGAAAGAAGATGACATTTCTTTAAAATCAGAAGAGGATTggaaatcatttttaaacagTTTCTCTCAATTTATGGACGAATTATTTTCTTTGCAAGGATTCACTGTCGACAGTTCTTCATTCAAGACTGGAGAGAGGGAGAAAAATATTCACACAACCAGTGAATGTGTCAACAAAATGACTGTAAATTATTATATCCCTCAAACTTATATTTTGACTATTTGTGAAGTACTCATTGGTGAAATGCAAACATTAAAATCCACAAAGATTGACGATACTGACGTAGCAAAGAAATTCGTGGCATCTATAATATCTTGTTTGCGGCATATAGTTGTTTCCACAAGACGTGACCTTGACGCAAGCCCTTCCTTGATAGCGATGTCACGAATGAGAGATATAAATCGTTTATGTACATTGGTTTTAGATAATGATCAATTTCGCGACAGCTCCATGTTAATATCTGAAAGTATAGTGTGTGAATTATCATACTATTTGGTCAATAAAATTGATGGCGACGTAAACACATCATCGGAGTTTCTAATCCTGGATAGCGTTGTTACAATTTTTACACAGAAACAACAAAGAATTACGAATCTCTGTAAAGATAACTCTAATGATGTCACAAAATTAATTCTCCCAATGGATGATTATTGTTCATATTTAAATGTTTTTGTTAGTGTCATGTTGTCTGTTAAACCTGATGAGGATTCTACAGATGTCCTTTTTATCAGTTGGATGAACAGTTTCCTCAACAAAATACTTCAAAGAAATGAAGTTTCAATGTTAGTCAAGGTTTTTCTTGATTGTATGAACGCTTCTTTCATCAAGTCAACTTCTACATCTTCAAAACCTTTGATTGAATTTTATAGACtttctttaaaaattattcaGTATTACTGTTTATTACTGCATTCTGCAACTATGAACTGTTCGGATATTGAACGGTCTTCCATTGAGGTGTTTTCCAAAGCTTTGGCATTACCATTTACTACATTGTCATCTTTGCCTTGGATTGATTCATTGAAATTAGAAGATCTCAATTCAGATTTGGTGGATACTGGTTTACTGCATTCTACTTTGATACCAGTATCTCAAGGACTGAAAAAAGCTGGTATTAACATTTCAAATACTGCCGATTTGGATGCCGAATCAAAAGATGTTATTTGTGAATGTCTGAAGGTTTTAGCTATTGCTTTCGAACCAAAATATCAACGTTGGTGTTCCTCTATCCTTTTTAGATGGTCAATTGGAAAATGTACAGAGATTTCAAATACGTCACTTTCTATGTTGccatttttcattcaaaattcacTACGTGGAACTGGAGCTCTTAAAGGAATATTAAGTCATGTAAAAACTGCCAGCAAGGAACTAGAAACGAAGTTTTCTCACACTGACTTACTTGTATTATCGAGTTTACTTTACAATATTATTAAACTTAGTCAAGGGAATTGCAGAATTTTGGTTGAAAATGAGCAAGATGGTAAAAATTTGTGTTCGTCGTGTTATCGATATCAAACAAAATTGTGTTCGTATTTTTTCGAATTGGTGCAGTACTCCGAAGAAGTAAATATGTCCAATGTTCTTGATCTTGTAGGCTCAATTGTAACTTCATTGCAaaattgtttacttcatcatTCTGTGAATGACATGCCAGAAGATCATCAACAGTGTTATTCCGTACTTCAAAATATGTATTTGAAAGCAGCTGGGGAATATTTTGCTTCTTTGCAACAACAATCTGTAACTCAAGATATGAAAGGCATTTTAACACAATGGAtatatgatttgaaattttacaacgACGCCGATATGAATTCTATGTTTGGCAAAATAATTGGAAAAGATAATTTGAGTTGGACAAGAACTATCATGGCCATTATTGTGGAATTATTAAG gaaTTCACACAGAAAGAAAGATGTTAAGACTCGACTTCATGGTTTTAAGTTAATTGGTGTGATACTCAAATTATCGATGAAGGATTCAAGTCTTGAATTAACTTGTTCCGATATATTTACTTGGTCTGTCACTCAACTTTGCACGCAACTGTCATCTTCACTCCTTGTTGTGCAATCGAATGCATATTTAGAACTCAGTAATATATCATCTTCAAACTGTATCCAAAAATATAG CTTGGAAATTTGTACTTGCATTGCTAAAAGTCTTGTTGATAATGATCCATGTACTGGCAAACGTGCAGTTGTTGAAATTTTGGAAGATTttgcaaatatattttcttcttcTGCTGATGAATTTTTACGACATCATATGTCAGCcatcttgcctgttgtcatctTATCAGATAAATGTGAAAAACTTCTTAAAACG TTTAGTGAAATTACCGGGACAAGTAAAGCAGATATCCtaatgcaaaattttaaacACATTGTATGTCATGCTGTTGTCACTGGCAACAATCTACAAAATTTATTCGAATTTCTTGAGAAAGAAACAAGAATCAAGAAAGAATCATTGCTATT GCTGAATTTTGGAGGTCTTTTGCATCATTTGGTGTCACATATCAGTGTAAATGTTGATGGTGTTCACAGTGCACTCACTGTTATATCTGATGTTAAAAATTCATCATCTAAAAAG gcATCAAAAAGTGCTTCAGGATTATCTGAATTACTTCAACCACATTTCCTTGGAATTTTGACCTTCTTCAACTGTCAGTTAAGATCATCTTCTGTGGCTGGGACTGAAAAGAAAAGG ATAATTGAAAGCCTGACTTGCTTATTGAAATTAATGGATGTTCGTGAAGTTACTTCAGTTAGAGTTAAAATCATCAACACCTTATGTCTTGCCCAACAATTGTTCAAGCATTT GAATTGGTATACAATTTGTTGCGAAGCTTGGAATACATTTGTCAGATGTATTGAACCTTCTTGTCTTGGATCGTTGTTGAGTCAGATTACTGTTACTTTGTTACCTCTGCTGAAAACTTTGCCTAATCAG GTTTCTACTATCTTATCGTATTTGGTGATAGACAAATCATCTAATACCAAAGATAATTTACATGAGTTGTATTTTCTTCCCAAACATTCTGCATTGGAGAATGTATACAGAAAAGTACAAGAAGAAATAAGCAGAAGACATCAGGATGATATTGTAACTTATTTAGAGCAG GCTATTCAACTCATGTCACATGAAAGTGCAGAAGTCCGAATTCAAGCACTAGCGAGACTGAAACAAACGctcaaagaaaaacaaaaagaaatacAACAACATCATTTGTCGAGTGGACGTGATGTTACAGATGTAACAATGTCACATCTTGTTTCAACACTACTATTTGGTTGTCGTGACAACAATAAACAAATTCGTCTTTTGTGTGGACAATGTTTGGGACTAATTGGTGCCATTGATCCTGATAG GCTTGTTCTCAGTCTACCCGGTACATCTACTGGGTTGTCTGATTATTTTACGATCGATGATCCAAACTTTGCATTCCATTTAATTTCTGAACTTGTAAAAGCATTTCTTGCTGCAAAACCAACCCATCAGGATATTTCTGCTTTTGCTATTCaagaattattgaaaatttatgattGTAAAGATGGTCTTAAAGATACACATG GTCGTCGTTTATGGcgtaaattttcagaaaatattcaagaagTATTGGAACCCCACCATACTTCAAG ATATTTGCTCAAGAAATCAGAGATTCCTCTTTCAAACTTGAAGCAACCAGTTTTATTTCGAAAACCAAATATGACTTTCAGAGATTGGGCTGGAAGCTTTTGTGCAGTTCTTATGCAAATG GTCTATGAAAGCAGCGATATTACAACGGCAAGCAAGGTATTTCGCTCATGTTCTGCAGTTACAAGGAATGATGTCAATGTTGCTTTATTTTTACTTCCTCACACAACGTTACAATGTCTGTTACTCACTGATCATGCTGATTTCATTATTCAAGAA ATACTGGCAATTCTTGAACATACTGAGCAACTCATGGATCGAGTGGGTGTTGAATTTGAGATTGAGTCGAGTAACATGAGAACTGGTTCTGGATTAGACCAAATATCTTCTCAAGAAAATTCTGCGAATCTACTCAATGCACAGCATGCGAGAGGATCACATTTACTTCAACTTAGTGCGCAAGCAATTTTTTCTGCACTTGATCATATTACACGATGGTTAAGGCAAGCTGAAATTGGAGCTACGGATTCAAAGACGAAGGCTTCCAG TTCTTCAAGAAGTGGACAGAATGCCGTGAATATCTCCTCGGTAAAAACATTTCTGAGTAAGATTCCACAACTGTCTCTGGCCGAAGCTTCATTCAGATGTCGAGTATACAGAAGAGCATTGTTACATTATGAAGCTCATTTGAGGGGAAATAGAGATAGTTCTTCTCATGGTGCAGGCTATACTGTG GATGAACAAGGGATCGATTTCCTTCAACAATTGTTTGTAGAAATGGATGAACCAGATGGTGTGGCTGGTATTGCTGCTGTCAGATTAGGAAAACCTACATTAAACATTCAAATCAAACAACTTGAAAGTACTGGAAAGTTACAG GATGCCTGTACTTGTTATGAACATGCCATACAATTGAATCCAGAAGATATTCGCAGAAGAAAAGATTATGTTAAATGTTTGATGGATCTTGGACAACTTTCCATTGCAACCTGTGTCATAGATGGTACTTTGTCTAAACAGGGTTCTTGGAAG AATGAATTGAATTCATTTCGGATTGAAGCAGCATGGAGATTGGGTCGATGGGATGCATTAGAAGAATATTTGGATCTTCCATCAGAATCAAAAAACGATCTACTGAGTAGATCACATGATTGGAATACAAGACTTGGAGAACTCCTACTTGTCATTAAAGATAATAAAtggaataaatttcaaaatcttgTCGAT GAGATATATCTTGATCAGACAGGACCATTATCAGCTGCAAGTATGGAAAGCGGTTCTTATCAACGAGG ATACAAGTCCATACTTCGCCTGCACATGCTTACAGAATTGGAATCAATTGCAAGTGAAATCAACACAGAAGAGTcgattaatattaattctgTTTCAAACGAATGCTTCAATTCATGGCAGGAGAGAATACGTCCTCTACAAACTTCATTCAAACCCAGAGAACCTGTGCTTGCTTTACAAAGAACTATGCTAGAGCTACTGAATCT TACTGCAGCCAGGCAAAATAAGAAACAATCGCAAAGTGAAATCAAGATGAAAAAACTTGTCGGAAAATTATGGCTGGAAAGTGCAAAACAAGCTAGAAAAGCTGGATATTTACAAACTGCATACAATGCATTGATTAATGCACAAGATCTTGATTTACCAGAGTTTTGTATTGAACATGCAAAATGGCTCTGGAATAAG GGTGAAAGTCACCAAGCTTTACTGACATTACAAAAAGGAGTTGCAGATCATTTTCCTGATGGAAATGAGAATCCGAATTTGTCTCGTGATGAAAGAATGTCAAAAGCAAAAGCAATGTTACTTGTAGCCAGATTAATGGAAGAATCTTCTAGCTTTGACAGCAATACAGTTTTGAAGCAATTTCGAGAG GTTGTGGCTTATATGAATGAATGGGAGGATTCACATTTCCATGCGGCTAAATATTATGATAAACTGATGACTGCATTTATGGGAGATAATAGAGCTTCAGGAAAAGCTAA TCATCTTTACTACATCATGCATCATTATGGACTTTCATTATGTTATGGAACTTCTCATATCTATGAATCACTTACTAAATTATTGACTGTTTGGTTGGATTATGAAGCAAATGTTGCAAAACTACAGAAAGCTAACAAACCATat AGCAAGGATGATGCACAGAAGTTAATCAATGTTATTGCTGATCTAAGAAGTCGACTTCCAGCTTATATATTTCTTACTGCCTTCTCACAACTTGTGTCAAGAATTTGTCATCAGCACCT ACCAACTTTTGAAGAACTAAAGCAAGTGGTTGCCAAAGTCATATGTGCTTATCCACAACAAGCTTTATGGACAATGATGGCAATTTCCAAATCATCATTTCCACAACGAGCTCAGAGATGTAAAGAAATATTCGATGTTGCTGAAGCAAGAGACAGAAAACTTGGAAAGTTATTGTCAGATGCTACGAG aTTAACAGAAAAGCTACTTGAATTGTGCAATAAACCTACTTCTGCCATTCAATCACTCAGTATTTCAACTCATTTCAAACCTTTGAAAAAACTTGTCGAGGAAAGCTCTTTCAGTGAG ATCTTACTGCCCTTACAACGTTTCATGACTGTCACACTACCACAAGGTGACACTGTGGGTACATCTGTTCAAGAGCAATCAACATCTGGACGATCTTCATCAAATGCCCCTACTCGGAGTCATGATCCCTTTCCTGAACATGCTGTCCATATTGTTGGGTTTGAAGACATT ATTGAAGTTCTCCCTTCTCTTCAACGGCCAAAGAAAGTGAGCATTCGTGCAAGTGACGGTCGTTCATATTTATTCCTGTGTAAACCCAAAGATGATCTGAGAAAGGATGCAAGACTTATGGAGTTTAATACAATAGTTAATAAATGTTTGAAACTCGATTCAGAAACAAGAAAAAGACAACTTAAAATTAGAACTTAT GCTGTGGTACCATTAAACGAAGAATGTGGTTTAATAGAGTGGGTGCCTAATACCCATGGACTTCggaatattttgttaaaaatatatcGATCTAGGGACATGTACACTTctggaaaaattttgaaatcactgCAATTGCCTTATTCTGCACCTTTGGA